Genomic window (Gasterosteus aculeatus chromosome 1, fGasAcu3.hap1.1, whole genome shotgun sequence):
TGAAGGACGTCCTGGTTGGGCGGAAAGAGATCACAGCAGGTACAGGAGACTTACTTTAAATAGTCACTGATGTTTAATGTGTGAGCAGATTTGACTGAAGCGCTTTTTCTTGCAACTTTTTTCTACAACAGGAGTGTCTTCTTATCAGCTGCTGAACTACGAGGACAAATCCGACGTGGCCCTCAGCGGCCGCTTGGGAAACCACCTCATCAACGACGTGGGGTTCAACATCAGCGGCTCGGACTCGGTGGCCGTCAAAGCCTCCTTCGGCATCGTCACCAAACACGAGCTGGAGGTGCCGACCCTCCTGCGGGAGCTCAACTCCAGGTGACAGCTGTTTGGATccccgacctttgacctcctcgtGGCAGAGGTGAAATGACGGATTCCCCTTTTTTATCCCCGTCTTTTAGGAAGGTGGACCTGGATCACTGCCTGGTCCGTCAGTCCAAGGGGAGCGGCCGGACCGTCCTCTGTGTGGTGGTGGAGAGCATCCGGACCACCCGCCAGTGCTCGCTGAGCGTCCACGCCGGCATGAGGGGGACCACCATGAGGGTAAACGCACATTCATCCCAAAATGCACCAAACGTTCTGCTTTGAAAACCCAGGTACCAAAGGTCAAACTCTTGATCTCATGAGACAGATGGCTTTGATGTCATGAGACGGtttaatatttcacaaaataaacccCCAGCTTTTACACTAACCGCTTATACGGGTCAGTTAAAGTTTGGCGTCACTCGGCTCTTTCTTGTGCTGCAGTTTCAGATCGACGACGGCAGGAATCCCAGAGGCCGAGACAAGGCCATCGTCATCCCGGCGCACACCACCATCGCCTTCAGCGTCTGCCAGCTGTTTGTTCGACTGGACGGGCGCCTCGGTAAGAAGGCGGAATCCGTCCCTCCAGCTGATCCACACGACGGATGCTGCATCTCACGGATGCCGCGGCGTACTAAACGAATGTTACAGCGCAGGGACGAGGAGACGACCGGGCTTCGCTCACTCTGACTTTTAATCGGCACTTAGAGGAGAAATGAAAGGCTTCAGTCTCTCCGTGGTTgaaattgtgtcccagatgaaGAGCTGTGGCTGCATCACTTGTGGTTGACACCTTCAGGCTACATTTCTAGCTCACTATGATCATTTCTCCACCTTTAGCCATGGAGAGTTATGCTTTCATTATGTCTTATGATCGTGCCACCTCAAATTACAACGTGCAGGCGGCTTGATGTTGCAGATACTGAATTGTTAAGTTTGAGGAAACATGGGGGAAACAAGTTGCTGAGCACAATGCAAAATCTCCCTCTGTGTCAGATATCTGCGTGGCTCCAGGGTCTCAAGGTGGATTCGAGCGGGAGCAGATCCGGGAGCAGCTGGGTGGTTACATCGGCCACTTCTCCATGGGCCGACTGCGCCGGTTCCTGTCTGGAATCATCTATGGAAACCCCTTCAGAGCAGGTACAGTAGTGACCTCCACTGCATTCTAAAAGCCCCGGTACTTCCACCGCATGTCTGCCTTTTCCCCTCGTCCTCGCCACTGAGCAGAAAACCAAACATTCGAGGAGCTCACCCACTCCGACACGTACATGGACGACATGGTCACCGACTACTACGAGAAGGCCGCCAGCATGACGGACGTGTCCACCGCCTACCTGAGGGACAGCTCCCACACGCGGGTCAACCTGCTCAAACACAACATCCCCAAGGGGCCCTGCGCGCTCTGCGGCATGGGCAACCAGCGGCGGGAGACCGTCTACGGCT
Coding sequences:
- the pjvk gene encoding pejvakin; the protein is MFAAATKNFVKQVGDTGRLIPVPSLSEADRYQPLSLVTRKRKRHFWKKNKYASTAFSLKDVLVGRKEITAGVSSYQLLNYEDKSDVALSGRLGNHLINDVGFNISGSDSVAVKASFGIVTKHELEVPTLLRELNSRKVDLDHCLVRQSKGSGRTVLCVVVESIRTTRQCSLSVHAGMRGTTMRFQIDDGRNPRGRDKAIVIPAHTTIAFSVCQLFVRLDGRLDICVAPGSQGGFEREQIREQLGGYIGHFSMGRLRRFLSGIIYGNPFRAENQTFEELTHSDTYMDDMVTDYYEKAASMTDVSTAYLRDSSHTRVNLLKHNIPKGPCALCGMGNQRRETVYGCLECTPGGQKYVRLHVVPCFDLWHKTLR